The window TTACTATCCATCTCGAACTACCTGAACGTCGGTGGCGTCGGATCTGCGCCTGTCCACGCGAGCAGGGCCCAGAAACTTGCCAAGTACGCTGAACACTGACACACGCCTCGCCACCAGCCCCGGAATTCGAATCCATCGAACGCGCGTTGCAGCGCGACCGGGTCGTTCCCGAGATGTCTCACGCTGAGCATGACGAGCGCCGCTTTGATCGTGAACAGCAAGCCTCCAATGGTGAGGAGGGCCGCCGCATAGACCCGAATCGCTGCGACACGCGGGGCCGTTCGGTCGCGCCGGAACATCGCCGCGACGGCCACCGACAAGATCACCCCGGCGAACGCTTCGCCCGGATACAGGATCATCGCAGTCCGGCCAAGGTCCGCGTGCCAGCTGAACGCGGCCCAACCGAGCGGACCGACATGTCGCCACGCCGGCATGTCGATCAAGTTGCGATTGATGTTGCCGCTCGCCAACAGGCCGTTGACGAGCGTTGCCGCGGCGATGAGTCGACGAATCGGTGAATCCATCTAGGTATTCCTCGTTGCGACGCTACCCGACATCGAACAGACCTGTCCCGCAGAATCCCGCGTAAACCGCCACCTGTTTGGTGCTGACGTTGAGGCGGTTCCAGCCGTTGATCTGACTCGCGCGCAGCGTGACAAGGTCTCGCGTCCGCGACGGCACGCCGCCCTTTTCCGTCGCCTTCGCCAACGCCTGCAGGGCCCGCATGGCCTCAGGAACGATCATCGCCGGGTTGTTCATCCGTGCTTGCATGATGCGCCTCCTCCAGGGGTCTACATGTGTCCTTGCTGAACCGGTGTCCTTGTCACACCGGGCGGGTTTCGTTCGTCACTGCGATGACGAAACGCGACGAGGAAATGTGACGGACGGACGAACACGAACGGCTGGCGGAGCGATTCGAGGCCCATCGGAGCCGCCTGCGGGCGGTGGCCTACCGGATGCTCGGCTCGCCGAGTGACGCAGACGACGCCGTGCAGGAGGCTTGGCTCCGGCTCAGCCGCTCCGACACCGGCGGCGTCGAGAACCTCGAGGGATGGCTGACGACGGCCGTGGCGCGGGTGTGCCTGGATACGCTGCGCTCGCGCCGATCGCGTCGCGAGGAGCCTCTGAGCGTGCACCTGCCGGACCCTCCTGCGGATGAGACCGACCCCGAACATGAAGCGCTGCTGGCGGATTCAGTTGGTCTCGCTCTGCTCGTGGTACTTGAAAGGCTGGCTCCCGCCGAGCGGCTCGCGTTCGTGCTGCACGACGTGTTCGCCGTCCCCTTCGACGAGATCGCGCCCATCGTCGGGCGCACCCCGGCTGCAGCGCGGCGCGAACCATTGTGCGCGCCGATTACTTCTTGACGATTCCGGGCGTGATCCTCATCATCGCGGCGGGATACGCGATGGCGGCCAAACGGCCGTGGCCGCTCCACGGTCTTCACTGGCTCGACTGGGGCCAGACGCTGCTCTACCTCGCGATCCTGCTGTGGCTGATCTTTCTCGTACCCGCGCAGCGGCGCATGGCCGCGCTGGCGACGGACGCGCGCGCCGGTCCGCTTCCCGAGACGTATCTGCGGGCGAGCAAGCGCTGGGCGATCTGGGGCGGGATCGTGACGCTGCTGCTCGTGATCGTGCTGTTCCTGATGACGGTCAGGCCGCAGGCAGGACACGTCGGCGGCGAATCTGTTTCAGTATCTCAGGCCTCGCGCAACCACCGCGCGAGAAGCCGGTACTCATTGGAGGTCATGCCGTCCACGCCGGCGGCGCGGCAGTGGCGGAACCGGTCCTCGTCGTCCACCGGCCACGCGAACACACGCAGTCCTGCAGCGTGTGCGCGGGCGACAATGTCGGCGGTGACGTACGCCCAGTTCATGCAGACCGCATCCGCGCCGGCAGCGCGCGCTGCGGCGGCGGCATCAATGAGACGGCCGGTAAAGATGATCCCCGTAGGGGTCTGCGACGACAGCATCCGTATCCTGCGCACGCTCTCGTGGTCGAACGAGGTGACGAGCACCTCTTCGTCCATGCCGTGGCGGTGAATCGCCTCGAGCACTTGCTGCTCGATCCCATCGTAGATCATCGGGGCGTTCTTGATTTCCACCCGCAGCGTGGCTCGGCCGCGAATAAGCGCCATGGCCTCGTCCAGCAACGGGACGCGTTCTCCCGCGAACGCCGGATCAAACCACCGCCCGGCGTCCAGGCGCCGGAGTTCGTCCAGCGCGAACGCTCCGACCCGGCCATGCCCGTCCGTCGTCCGGTCTACGGTCTGATCGTGAATCACCATCAGATGGCCGTCCTTGGTCCGCTGAACGTCGCATTCGATCGAGCGGGCGCCGTCGTCCAGCGCGACCCGAAACGACGCCAGCGTGTTCTCCGGTGCGTGCCGCGGCGCGCCCCGATGGGCGGTGCCCAACGAAGCGTCGCTGCCCCAGATTCGCTGCCCGCGTGCCGTACTGCGGCTCATCGGCTGCCTCCGGATTCAGTGAAGCGTCAGTTGGAATCCGCGGACAATGTACGGCTGAACGAGCGCGAACACGACAAGGATCGGGAGGACGAGCAGGAGGTTGGCCGCCATCACCTGGTTCCACACGACCCCGCTCTCCTGAGTGTAGAATGTCGCCACGCCGAGCGGCAGTGTCCGGACCGGCACCGCGTTGGTCATGATGAGCGGCCAAAAGTAGTCGTTCCAGTGGACCACGAAACTGAAGACCGCAAAGGTCACGATCATCGGCCGGCCAAGCGGGATCATGACGTGTCGGATCACGGCGAGGTCCCCGGCACCCTCCGCCCGCGCCGCGTCGATGAACTCGCCGGGGATGCCCCGAAAGGCCTGCCGGACGAGGAAGATGCCGAAGGCGCTCGTCGCAAACGGCAGCACGAGTCCCGCGAGCGTGTCCAGCAGATGCAGCGACCGCAGGATGATGAAGTCCGGGATGAACAGGACCTGTTCCGGCATCATAATCGGAACGAGGCACGCGTAGAATAGCAGGTCGCGGCCGGGGAACTCGAGCACGGCAAAGGCATAGGCCGCCAGGATGACCGTGGTCAGTTGAAGGGTCAGGATGCCGGCGGCGACGAGGATGCTGTTCCGGTAGTAGAGCAGCATCGGAGCCGTCTGCCAGACGGTGCGCAGGGGATCGAGATCCCACCGGTGGGGCCACAGCGACGGCGGGAACTGAAAGGTCTCGGGGCTCGGTTTGAAGGCTGTCACCGCGATCCAGTAGAGCGGAAACGCCACGGCGAGCGCGGCGGCGGCGAGCGTCACCGGCACGGCGGCGCTGCGGGCCCGCGCCGGCGCGTTCACGAGGCGTAGTACACTCGCCGCTGGAGGAACCGGAACTCCAGGACGGTGAGCACGAACAAGACGAGGAAAAGCAGGATCGACGCGGCCGCGGCCTGGCCGATCTGGAAGTACTGAAACCCGACCACGTAGATGAAATAGACGAACAGGTACGTCGCATCGTGAATCGGGCCGCCCTGCGTCATGATGTTGACGATATCGAACGCCTCGAACGAGAAGATGACGGAGGTCACAAGCAGGAAGAAGACGGTCGGCCCGAGGAGCGGCAGGGTAATGCGAAACAGCTGCGCGCCCGCCCCGGCGCCGTCGAGCGCCGCCGCCTCGTAGACCGTGCTCGGGATCGCCTGGAGGCCCGCCAGATAGGTGACCATGTCGTAGCCGAGGGCCTTCCACACAGTCAGCAGGACGAGCGACCAGAGCGCGACCGACTCGGCGCCGAGCCAGCTGATCGCCGGCAGCCCCAGCCTCGTGAGCACGGCGTCCACCAGACCGTATTGCGGATCCAGGAGCCACAGCCACAGGAGCGCGACCGACACCCACGAGATGACGTACGGGGCAAACAGTGCGCCCTGCAAGAGCCGCGCGAGACGCGTGACGCGCCGGAGCCCGAGCGCGAGAGCGAGGCCGGCCACCATGGACGCGGCCGTCGACCCGGCAGTGTACAGGATCGTGTTCCAGAGCGTCCGATGGAACCGCGGCGACGTGAGCACGGCGCGGTAGTTGGCCAGACCGACAAAATGCCGCTCCGGGCTCAAGAGGTTCCAGGACGACAGGCTCAGGTAGATGTTGAAGCCGAGCGCGTAGTAGAAAAAGACGCCGAATACCAGCAAGGCCGGCAGCACGAACAGGTACCCTCGGACCCGCGCCGCCCGAGGGAACGGCGAGGGGCGCCGGCCGCGGGCCGGCGCCCCCGGGTTCGAAT is drawn from bacterium and contains these coding sequences:
- a CDS encoding glycerophosphodiester phosphodiesterase family protein gives rise to the protein MSRSTARGQRIWGSDASLGTAHRGAPRHAPENTLASFRVALDDGARSIECDVQRTKDGHLMVIHDQTVDRTTDGHGRVGAFALDELRRLDAGRWFDPAFAGERVPLLDEAMALIRGRATLRVEIKNAPMIYDGIEQQVLEAIHRHGMDEEVLVTSFDHESVRRIRMLSSQTPTGIIFTGRLIDAAAAARAAGADAVCMNWAYVTADIVARAHAAGLRVFAWPVDDEDRFRHCRAAGVDGMTSNEYRLLARWLREA
- a CDS encoding carbohydrate ABC transporter permease — protein: MNAPARARSAAVPVTLAAAALAVAFPLYWIAVTAFKPSPETFQFPPSLWPHRWDLDPLRTVWQTAPMLLYYRNSILVAAGILTLQLTTVILAAYAFAVLEFPGRDLLFYACLVPIMMPEQVLFIPDFIILRSLHLLDTLAGLVLPFATSAFGIFLVRQAFRGIPGEFIDAARAEGAGDLAVIRHVMIPLGRPMIVTFAVFSFVVHWNDYFWPLIMTNAVPVRTLPLGVATFYTQESGVVWNQVMAANLLLVLPILVVFALVQPYIVRGFQLTLH
- a CDS encoding sugar ABC transporter permease, producing MLPALLVFGVFFYYALGFNIYLSLSSWNLLSPERHFVGLANYRAVLTSPRFHRTLWNTILYTAGSTAASMVAGLALALGLRRVTRLARLLQGALFAPYVISWVSVALLWLWLLDPQYGLVDAVLTRLGLPAISWLGAESVALWSLVLLTVWKALGYDMVTYLAGLQAIPSTVYEAAALDGAGAGAQLFRITLPLLGPTVFFLLVTSVIFSFEAFDIVNIMTQGGPIHDATYLFVYFIYVVGFQYFQIGQAAAASILLFLVLFVLTVLEFRFLQRRVYYAS